Proteins from one Triticum aestivum cultivar Chinese Spring chromosome 7A, IWGSC CS RefSeq v2.1, whole genome shotgun sequence genomic window:
- the LOC123147994 gene encoding acid phosphatase 1, with translation MRRILLVLAAAAAVVVAVAGAEPVLRQVTDVPTAVSWGVSDADALFCDSWRLSVETANAGPWRTVPARCGASVRAYMEGERYASDSAVAAAESLAFAAQALASGEGGAMPAWVFDVDETLLSNAPYYAVSGWGLQEFNETSFDAWVDVAKAPALPSSLKLYNELQGLGFHIILLTGRSELQRNATEDNLLFAGYNSWEKLILRRISDIGKTAVQYKSERRAAMEAEGFKILGNSGDQWSDLIGLPMATRSFKLPNPMYFIS, from the exons ATGCGCCGCATCCTCCTCGTTCTCGCGGCCGCAGCGgcggtcgtcgtcgccgtcgccggcgccgaGCCCGTCCTCCGCCAGGTTACGGACGTCCCCACCGCCGTGTCCTGGGGCGTCTCCGACGCGGACGCGCTCTTCTGCGACAGCTGGAGGCTGTCGGTGGAGACGGCCAACGCGGGCCCCTGGCGCACCGTGCCGGCGCGCTGCGGGGCGTCCGTGCGCGCGTACATGGAGGGCGAGCGCTACGCGTCCGACTCCGCCGTCGCGGCCGCCGAATCCCTCGCCTTCGCCGCGCAGGCGCTCGCGTCGGGCGAGGGGGGAGCCATGCCGGCCTGGGTGTTCGACGTCGACGAGACGCTGCTCTCCAACGCACCCTACTACGCCGTCAGCGGATGGGG GTTACAGGAATTCAACGAGACCTCATTTGATGCATGGGTAGACGTAGCGAAAGCACCTGCATTACCATCTAGCTTGAAACTGTACAATGAACTGCAAGGACTTGGTTTCCATATTATCCTCTTGACTGGACGAAGTGAATTGCAGCGAAATGCTACAGAAGACAATCTATTGTTTGCGGGCTACAATTCATGGGAAAAACTCATACTGAG GCGAATCTCTGATATTGGCAAGACCGCTGTGCAATACAAATCAGAGAGGCGAGCTGCGATGGAAGCGGAAGGGTTCAAGATACTTGGAAACTCTGGGGATCAATGGAGTGATTTGATAGGATTGCCAATGGCAACGAGATCCTTTAAGCTTCCAAATCCAATGTACTTCATCAGCTGA
- the LOC123147995 gene encoding uncharacterized protein has translation MACSSSTCGDTTLHAHFVACLVHVLSGLGFMGELRVGGRRREGEDTAGDDSFSESMAASLDSGASSGSLCSSIMSSLTDDDAESSPVAGDPTPSPSPSDAMRLDGDGGGPLYELAPLLAHLPVRTGLSKYYKGKSQSFTSLSDVKCLQDLAKKTTAHIGRKASRSSTSPLHVQGPRSKTIGKKKKAPPRGSSGRLPSRAAWSRGLFAQKR, from the exons ATGGCCTGCTCCTCTTCCACCTGTGGCGATACCACACTGCATGCGCATTTCGTTGCCTGCTTGGTTCATGTGTTGTCAGGCCTAGGCTTCATGGGCGAGCTCCGTGTAGGCGGACGGCGTAGAGAAGGTGAAGACACCGCCGGGGACGACTCGTTCTCCGAGTCGATGGCGGCGAGCTTGGATTCCGGCGCGTCCAGCGGATCGCTGTGCTCGTCGATCATGTCGAGCCTGACAGACGACGACGCGGAGTCCTCCCCGGTGGCGGGTGATCCtacgccgtcgccatcgccgtcggaCGCGATGCGGCTGGACGGGGACGGCGGCGGGCCTCTCTACGAGCTGGCGCCGCTGCTGGCGCACCTTCCCGTCAG GACAGGGCTGTCCAAGTACTACAAAGGGAAGTCCCAGTCCTTCACATCTCTGTCCGACGTCAAATGCTTGCAAGATCTCGCAAAGAAGACCACCGCCCACATCGGCAGGAAGGCGAGCCGCTCGTCGACTTCACCGCTTCACGTTCAAGGGCCTCGCAGCAAGACgatagggaagaagaagaaggcaccGCCCAGGGGTTCATCTGGCCGGCTGCCGTCAAGAGCAGCATGGAGCAGGGGCCTTTTCGCACAGAAGCGGTAA